In Musa acuminata AAA Group cultivar baxijiao chromosome BXJ3-9, Cavendish_Baxijiao_AAA, whole genome shotgun sequence, a single genomic region encodes these proteins:
- the LOC135649197 gene encoding transcription factor bHLH112-like isoform X2 — MAEEFRPGTCSGGSWWTAAELVEAKARSFDESAGSACGSSITFQETHKMQHPDGGLSPSSMTWTQALLNGAMPQEDLGSRPTGGESSTSNPYGDMSQNLLLQQQHHLSDVGGGYQIITPASYASSSMMLQDLLESETKQQQFIYDGRVRNQYQSPMSADGGSSDELWQPSWLSHLLKSSLSNNTPSWNASASDMRPVFRSPTPSKYVMQPSEPKIVCGSTLTAKMESSGGDRDSCSSSTKKTGSEAATKKPRIETHSPLPTFKVRKEKLGDRITALQQLVSPFGKTDTASVLQEAIEYIKFLHDQVGVLSSPYFKNGQPMKPKQIPEESKDCDEPKQDLRSRGLCLVPVTSTYPVASETTTDFWHPTLGGTFR; from the exons atggcagaaGAGTTCCGGCCAGGAACATGCAGTGGAGGAAGCTGGTGGACGGCAGCTGAGTTGGTCGAAGCTAAAGCTCGGTCCTTCGACGAGTCCGCAGGGTCGGCCTGTGGCAGCTCAATCACTTTCCAAGAGACTCATAAGATGCAACACCCCGACGGTGGACTCTCGCCTTCTTCCATGACTTGGACTCAAGCTTTGCT GAACGGTGCCATGCCGCAAGAGGATCTCGGTTCGAGACCTACAGGCGGTGAGAGCTCGACATCGAATCCATACGGTGACATGAGCCAGAACTTGTTGTTGCAGCAGCAACATCATTTGAGCGATGTTGGTGGCGGCTATCAGATCATCACTCCCGCCTCCTATGCAAGCTCGTCGATGATGTTGCAAGATCTACTTGAATCCGAGACGAAGCAGCAGCAGTTCATCTATGACGGTCGAGTGAGGAATCAGTACCAGTCTCCAATGTCCGCCGATGGGGGAAGCTCAGATGAGCTATGGCAGCCTTCATGGCTTTCCCACCTGCTAAAATCCTCGCTGTCCAACAACACACCCTCATGGAATGCCTCCGCCAGTGATATGAGGCCAGTTTTCCGTTCTCCGACGCCTTCCAAGTATGTCATGCAGCCATCGGAGCCCAAAATTGTTTGCGGTAGCACGCTCACAGCTAAG ATGGAGTCATCAGGAGGAGATCGAGACTCATGTTCTTCCTCGACCAAGAAAACTGGAAGCGAGGCTGCAACCAAAAAACCCCGGATAGAGACGCATTCGCCATTACCGACTTTTAAG GTGAGGAAAGAGAAACTAGGGGACAGAATCACTGCTCTCCAGCAACTAGTTTCACCTTTTGGAAAG ACTGATACTGCCTCGGTTCTCCAAGAAGCCATTGAATACATTAAGTTCCTTCATGACCAAGTCGGT GTTCTAAGCAGTCCCTACTTTAAAAATGGGCAGCCCATGAAGCCAAAACAG ATACCTGAGGAATCCAAGGATTGCGATGAACCGAAGCAAGACCTTAGAAGCCGAGGACTGTGTCTGGTTCCTGTCACGAGTACGTACCCGGTGGCAAGCGAGACCACAACTGACTTCTGGCACCCTACGCTCGGAGGAACCTTCAGATAG
- the LOC135649197 gene encoding transcription factor bHLH112-like isoform X1, which yields MAEEFRPGTCSGGSWWTAAELVEAKARSFDESAGSACGSSITFQETHKMQHPDGGLSPSSMTWTQALLNGAMPQEDLGSRPTGGESSTSNPYGDMSQNLLLQQQHHLSDVGGGYQIITPASYASSSMMLQDLLESETKQQQFIYDGRVRNQYQSPMSADGGSSDELWQPSWLSHLLKSSLSNNTPSWNASASDMRPVFRSPTPSKYVMQPSEPKIVCGSTLTAKQMESSGGDRDSCSSSTKKTGSEAATKKPRIETHSPLPTFKVRKEKLGDRITALQQLVSPFGKTDTASVLQEAIEYIKFLHDQVGVLSSPYFKNGQPMKPKQIPEESKDCDEPKQDLRSRGLCLVPVTSTYPVASETTTDFWHPTLGGTFR from the exons atggcagaaGAGTTCCGGCCAGGAACATGCAGTGGAGGAAGCTGGTGGACGGCAGCTGAGTTGGTCGAAGCTAAAGCTCGGTCCTTCGACGAGTCCGCAGGGTCGGCCTGTGGCAGCTCAATCACTTTCCAAGAGACTCATAAGATGCAACACCCCGACGGTGGACTCTCGCCTTCTTCCATGACTTGGACTCAAGCTTTGCT GAACGGTGCCATGCCGCAAGAGGATCTCGGTTCGAGACCTACAGGCGGTGAGAGCTCGACATCGAATCCATACGGTGACATGAGCCAGAACTTGTTGTTGCAGCAGCAACATCATTTGAGCGATGTTGGTGGCGGCTATCAGATCATCACTCCCGCCTCCTATGCAAGCTCGTCGATGATGTTGCAAGATCTACTTGAATCCGAGACGAAGCAGCAGCAGTTCATCTATGACGGTCGAGTGAGGAATCAGTACCAGTCTCCAATGTCCGCCGATGGGGGAAGCTCAGATGAGCTATGGCAGCCTTCATGGCTTTCCCACCTGCTAAAATCCTCGCTGTCCAACAACACACCCTCATGGAATGCCTCCGCCAGTGATATGAGGCCAGTTTTCCGTTCTCCGACGCCTTCCAAGTATGTCATGCAGCCATCGGAGCCCAAAATTGTTTGCGGTAGCACGCTCACAGCTAAG CAGATGGAGTCATCAGGAGGAGATCGAGACTCATGTTCTTCCTCGACCAAGAAAACTGGAAGCGAGGCTGCAACCAAAAAACCCCGGATAGAGACGCATTCGCCATTACCGACTTTTAAG GTGAGGAAAGAGAAACTAGGGGACAGAATCACTGCTCTCCAGCAACTAGTTTCACCTTTTGGAAAG ACTGATACTGCCTCGGTTCTCCAAGAAGCCATTGAATACATTAAGTTCCTTCATGACCAAGTCGGT GTTCTAAGCAGTCCCTACTTTAAAAATGGGCAGCCCATGAAGCCAAAACAG ATACCTGAGGAATCCAAGGATTGCGATGAACCGAAGCAAGACCTTAGAAGCCGAGGACTGTGTCTGGTTCCTGTCACGAGTACGTACCCGGTGGCAAGCGAGACCACAACTGACTTCTGGCACCCTACGCTCGGAGGAACCTTCAGATAG
- the LOC135649196 gene encoding receptor-like serine/threonine-protein kinase SD1-8, producing MSKLQLFLLVEALAAAAAAAVLGQSAGDRLAANGTIASNQTLISAGGVFQLGFFNSSGSGNGYLGIRYYNLADPSVVWVANRNKPLNLSTATMNLTADGTLSLFDNGIIIWSTGTSRAINPVLQLLDSGNLVLTAGKSNSPLWQSFDHPCDTLLPGMKLGVDYNANISWQLVSWKSPTDPSPGDYAFKMETRGVPEISIWSSSKKTYRTGPWTNQGFSGNPKMKDSNISNKLNFSFVSNQNGVYYTTEYKNNSLLSRAVMNATGRFERWNWDGGSWSNFWYVPEDECDHYAKCGSNSICTKEYYSYSCNCIEGFEDKGSLGCERTIPLSCSSDRFWKVQSIKLPDTENATTDSSKSTLAACEDWCSKNSSCLAYAMAGLNGCVTWSGDLVDLRSFTSGGDDLYIRLAASESESSRSNERELAIGLPLLLGFLLLCCLGLLLWWRKRGKKQGILGTDTESSVKETGLLLDLPKVMDKDDLFGQSNSSGCESLQQLPRTDFDTSEQHWSSIMINYENANLNNERAASVNLLGTLSSYDLATIKAATNDFSAANKLGEGGFGAVYKGQLQDGQTIAVKKLSRHSSQGPDEFKNELTLIANLQHRNLVRLLGSCIEGDERLLVLEYMENGSLDAFIYDKTKSVLLNWQKRLDIIVGIARGLLYLHQDSNLRVIHRDLKPSNILLDKDMNPKISDFGIARIFERDEVHENATTRPVGTFGYMAPEYLSSGIFSFKSDVFSFGVIVLEILSGKRNRVFNQANVRLNLLGHAYKLWKEGRSLEILDDALDCSYPATEILRCIRMGLLCVQEHSEDRPTMAEVVMMLASEDQQLTPLKQPTITLASSDGDLSSKEISVTIAGR from the exons ATGTCGAAATTGCAGCTCTTTCTGTTAGTAGAAGCActtgctgcagcagcagcagcagctgttcTTGGTCAGTCAGCTG GAGATAGATTGGCTGCAAACGGCACAATTGCCAGCAACCAGACCTTGATCTCCGCAGGAGGGGTGTTTCAGCTTGGCTTCTTCAACTCCTCTGGTTCAGGGAATGGATACCTAGGAATCCGGTACTACAACCTCGCAGATCCCAGTGTAGTATGGGTTGCCAACAGGAACAAGCCTCTCAACCTCTCCACTGCAACAATGAATCTGACTGCTGATGGAACTTTAAGCCTGTTCGACAACGGGATCATCATATGGTCCACAGGCACCTCGAGAGCAATTAATCCTGTCTTGCAGCTTTTGGACTCTGGAAATCTTGTGCTGACCGCAGGCAAGTCAAACAGTCCACTATGGCAGAGCTTCGATCATCCGTGCGACACTCTTCTACCAGGCATGAAGCTTGGAGTGGATTACAACGCCAACATTTCTTGGCAGCTCGTGTCATGGAAGAGTCCCACCGACCCTTCTCCAGGTGACTACGCCTTCAAAATGGAGACTCGTGGTGTTCCTGAGATCTCTATATGGAGTTCATCCAAGAAAACCTATCGCACTGGGCCGTGGACGAACCAAGGATTCAGCGGAAATCCTAAAATGAAAGACAGTAATATATCGAAcaagttgaacttctcattcgtcTCAAACCAGAACGGGGTCTACTACACGACCGAATACAAGAACAATTCTCTTCTGTCACGAGCAGTGATGAATGCCACCGGGCGTTTTGAGCGATGGAATTGGGATGGAGGAAGCTGGAGCAATTTCTGGTATGTGCCGGAAGACGAATGCGATCACTATGCTAAATGTGGATCCAATAGCATTTGCACCAAAGAATACTACAGCTATTCTTGCAATTGCATCGAAGGATTTGAAGACAAAGGGAGTCTTGGATGTGAGAGGACGATACCTTTAAGCTGTTCATCGGACAGGTTTTGGAAGGTGCAAAGCATCAAGCTGCCTGACACCGAGAACGCCACTACGGACAGCTCTAAGAGCACTCTGGCCGCGTGCGAAGACTGGTGTTCCAAGAACTCTTCTTGCTTGGCATATGCTATGGCTGGCCTTAATGGCTGTGTGACTTGGAGTGGCGACTTGGTGGATCTCAGGAGCTTCACTAGTGGAGGGGATGATCTATATATTCGACTTGCGGCTTCTGAGTCTG AGTCTTCAAGGAGCAATGAGCGTGAATTGGCCATAGGTCTTCCTCTATTGCTGGGCTTTCTTCTACTGTGTTGTCTAGGTCTGCTCTTATGGTGGAGGAAGAGAGGAAAGAAACAAG GCATTCTTGGAACTGATACTGAGTCCTCGGTGAAGGAAACCGGCTTACTGTTGGACTTACCGAAGGTGATGGACAAAG ATGACCTTTTTGGTCAAAGTAACTCATCAGGTTGTGAGAGTCTACAGCAGTTACCGAGGACAGATTTTGATACATCAGAGCAGCATTGGAGCTCGATCATGATCAACTACGAGAATGCTAATCTAAATAATGAGAGAGCAG CTTCAGTAAATCTATTGGGGACATTGTCTTCCTATGATTTGGCTACAATAAAAGCTGCAACAAATGATTTCTCAGCTGCTAACAAACTTGGGGAAGGTGGATTTGGTGCTGTTTACAAG GGTCAGTTGCAAGATGGACAAACGATTGCTGTCAAGAAATTGTCAAGGCACTCATCACAGGGCCCGGATGAGTTCAAGAATGAGCTCACACTGATTGCCAACTTACAGCACAGAAACCTCGTGCGCCTTCTTGGCTCTTGCATTGAAGGAGATGAGCGACTTCTGGTCTTAGAATACATGGAAAATGGGAGTTTAGATGCCTTTATATATG ataAAACAAAAAGTGTGCTGCTAAATTGGCAAAAGCGGCTCGACATTATTGTTGGGATTGCTCGAGGACTTCTGTACCTGCATCAAGACTCTAACTTGAGGGTAATTCATCGAGATCTCAAGCCGAGCAACATCCTCCTTGACAAGGACATGAATCCAAAAATATCAGACTTTGGCATAGCAAGAATATTTGAAAGAGACGAAGTACATGAGAATGCAACCACAAGACCAGTTGGAACATT TGGATACATGGCGCCCGAGTATTTATCGAGTGGAATCTTTTCATTCAAATccgatgtattcagcttcggtgttATAGTACTGGAAATCTTGAGTGGTAAGAGGAACAGGGTGTTCAATCAGGCAAACGTCCGTTTGAATCTTTTAGGACAT GCATACAAACTGTGGAAGGAAGGTAGATCCTTGGAGATTCTTGATGATGCACTCGATTGCTCGTATCCTGCAACGGAGATTCTTCGTTGCATCCGAATGGGTCTTTTGTGTGTGCAAGAACACAGTGAAGACAGGCCAACAATGGCAGAGGTGGTCATGATGTTGGCTAGTGAAGACCAACAGTTGACTCCACTGAAACAGCCCACCATCACATTGGCAAGCAGTGATGGAGACCTCTCTTCCAAGGAAATTAGTGTGACAATTGCAGGTCGATGA